A region from the Drosophila mauritiana strain mau12 chromosome 2L, ASM438214v1, whole genome shotgun sequence genome encodes:
- the LOC117150495 gene encoding ELMO domain-containing protein C, translating into MCKWQHIFVLISLLPRRHGLERRDSLLGKHLPSVPFDKVDKLLSEIETTHRALRINRQSCNNSSIQVNGLANGSSLLESTEKQILLLTRLFNTSCPNEYHREIPRARSDYKSFHYPFVPEYEYNPNCPQNTKPCKGLSPTTTTPATTTTTTTTTTTTTTTTSTTTTTTTTTTPTTTTTTTTPTTTTVPTTTSPKTIPFVDPTSTPGPTGSDEEYVIQNINFFRNDV; encoded by the exons ATGTGCAAATGGCAGCATATCTTCGTATTGATTTCCTTACTGCCACGTAGACATGGACTTGAGAGGCGGGATTCCTTG CTCGGTAAGCATTTACCTTCAGTGCCTTTTGATAAGGTCGATAAGCTATTATCGGAAATAGAAACAACCCATAGAGCTCTCCGCATAAATCGGCAGTCATGTAACAACAG CTCAATTCAAGTAAATGGTCTGGCCAACGGTTCCTCTTTACTGGAAAGCACAGAAAAGCAGATACTGCTTTTGACACGACTTTTCAACACCAGCTGTCCAAATGAATATCATCGGGAAATCCCGAGAGCACGCTCGGATTATAAATCATTCCATTATCCATTTGTACCAGAATATGAATATAATCCGAATTGTCCTCAAAACACAAAACCTTGCAAGGGATTAAGCCCTACTACTACTACTCctgctactactactactactactactactactactactactactactactacttctactactactactactaccaCCACAACTACTCCTACTACTACTACCACCACTACCACTCCTACTACTACTACGGTGCCTACAACTACTTCTCCTAAAACTATTCCATTTGTGGATCCTACCTCCACACCAGGCCCCACTGGCTCAGACGAGGAATATGTGATACAAAACATAAACTTTTTTAGAAATGATGTATAA